In Massilia antarctica, the following are encoded in one genomic region:
- the ribBA gene encoding bifunctional 3,4-dihydroxy-2-butanone-4-phosphate synthase/GTP cyclohydrolase II, whose translation MSISSTPEIVEELRAGRMVILVDEEDRENEGDLVLAADFVTPEAINFMVKHARGLVCLTLTEERCKQLNLSMMTSSNGTFYGTNFTVSIEAAEGVTTGISAADRAKTIQVAVAKNASPADIVQPGHIFPLKAQRGGVLMRAGHTEAGCDLTEMAGLTPASVICEILKDDGTMARLPDLLEFAREHNLKIGTIADLIHYRGQNECLVERIAERTMQTAYGEFRLIAFRDKPSGSAHLAMVHGDLAPNLNALVRVHQPVSILDLLDSEATTHSWTMASSMQAIKQADRGVMVLLNCGETADQLFAQFAALDAGAKPTGRAASMDLRTYGIGAQILKDLGVGKMELLASPRKMPSMTGFDLEVTGYRARPNGEPNGELSTKSVA comes from the coding sequence ATGTCTATCTCCAGTACCCCCGAAATCGTTGAAGAGTTGCGCGCAGGGCGCATGGTCATCCTGGTCGATGAAGAAGACCGCGAGAACGAGGGGGACCTGGTGCTGGCGGCCGATTTCGTCACCCCCGAAGCCATCAATTTCATGGTCAAGCATGCGCGCGGCCTGGTCTGCCTGACCCTGACCGAAGAGCGCTGCAAGCAGCTCAACCTGTCGATGATGACGTCGAGCAACGGTACTTTTTACGGCACCAACTTCACGGTCTCGATCGAAGCGGCCGAGGGCGTGACCACCGGCATTTCGGCGGCCGACCGCGCCAAGACCATCCAGGTGGCGGTGGCCAAGAACGCCAGCCCGGCCGATATCGTCCAGCCGGGCCACATTTTCCCGCTCAAGGCCCAACGCGGCGGCGTGCTGATGCGCGCCGGCCACACCGAAGCCGGCTGCGACCTGACCGAGATGGCCGGCCTGACCCCGGCCTCGGTGATCTGCGAAATCCTCAAGGATGACGGCACCATGGCGCGCCTGCCGGACCTGCTGGAGTTCGCCAGGGAACACAATTTGAAAATCGGCACCATTGCCGACCTGATCCACTACCGGGGCCAGAACGAGTGCCTGGTCGAGCGCATCGCCGAGCGCACCATGCAGACCGCCTACGGCGAGTTCCGCCTGATCGCCTTCCGCGACAAGCCGAGCGGCTCGGCCCACCTGGCCATGGTGCATGGCGACCTGGCGCCGAACCTCAATGCACTGGTGCGCGTGCACCAGCCGGTGTCCATCCTCGACCTGCTCGACAGCGAAGCGACCACCCACTCGTGGACCATGGCCTCGTCGATGCAGGCGATCAAGCAAGCCGACCGCGGCGTCATGGTGCTGCTCAACTGCGGCGAGACGGCCGACCAGCTGTTCGCCCAGTTCGCCGCCCTCGACGCCGGCGCCAAGCCGACCGGGCGCGCCGCCAGCATGGATTTGCGCACCTACGGCATCGGCGCCCAGATCCTCAAGGACTTGGGCGTGGGCAAGATGGAATTGCTGGCCAGCCCGCGCAAAATGCCGTCCATGACCGGTTTCGACCTGGAAGTGACCGGTTACCGCGCCAGGCCGAACGGCGAGCCGAACGGCGAGCTATCCACCAAATCGGTCGCCTGA
- the ribH gene encoding 6,7-dimethyl-8-ribityllumazine synthase, producing MTVGTYESNLTGAGLRVGIVQARFNADVGHGLLSACLAELKHLGVSDEDVLHVTVPGALEIPLALQKMAETQQFDALVALGAVIRGETYHFELVSNESGSGITRVGLDFGIAIANAVLTTENDEQAEARMAEKGAEAARCAVEMANLLIALEELQADED from the coding sequence ATGACCGTAGGAACTTATGAAAGCAATCTGACCGGTGCAGGCCTGCGCGTTGGCATCGTCCAGGCGCGTTTTAACGCCGATGTGGGCCATGGCCTGCTGTCGGCCTGCCTGGCCGAACTGAAACACCTGGGCGTGAGCGACGAAGACGTGCTGCACGTGACCGTGCCCGGCGCGCTGGAAATTCCGCTGGCGCTGCAAAAAATGGCCGAGACCCAGCAGTTCGACGCCCTGGTCGCGCTCGGCGCGGTCATTCGCGGCGAAACGTATCACTTCGAGCTGGTCTCGAACGAATCGGGTTCCGGCATCACCCGCGTCGGCCTCGACTTTGGCATCGCCATCGCCAACGCCGTGCTGACCACCGAAAATGACGAGCAGGCCGAAGCGCGCATGGCGGAAAAGGGTGCCGAAGCGGCGCGCTGCGCCGTCGAGATGGCCAATCTGCTGATCGCGCTCGAAGAGCTGCAAGCCGACGAAGATTGA
- a CDS encoding two-component system response regulator: MSTILIVDDRPSNRRYLSALLGHTGHRLLEAYDGAHALAQVRAERPDLIITDILMPAMDGYEFVQQLRADPDLAATRVIFYSAVYAMSETTALARSCGVTRVLAKPADPDDILAAVHGELGLVDGPVPEQLPVPGKDMPSPGEDMSSSIDDALVSARQALGALLQRHGATNAALEADLGALLGERMNGLRNLAARLGAMEDMSLRMTGERNADAMIGVFLQAAATILDCACVAVCLLDSGEQRVRHLAARGVDSALLAARALDAHQLPGALLLQPLALRLQEGAALPDGHPAVHGFLGLAIRDRNHLYGWMYCARARGAAPFSHEDERIGVTLGAQLAVAYENMGLYEVVQRHAAQLQLEAAARLQADRALRDSEQRLRLSARIFESTQESIMMTDAMGTIIAVNPAFELITGYSEAEVVGRNPRLLQSGRHDSAFYRAIWASLATSGQWRGDITNRRKNGQVYPERLSINAVRGAGGAIDAYVSVSSDISALKAAHHQVDFLSNHDPLTLLPNRAVLVERMQQAIASARHGDRQIALLLFNIDRLQRINDSLGHEAGDALLREVARRAGMLAGPADALAHLGSDEFVLLLTECLDSDAIIVAVRRLIDEIALPFQADGHELIVTTSVGISIYPRDGANPSELLKAADVALSHMKDAGRNGFRFFKGEMNAHALRWMALETHLRRAIERKELSLHYQPQVALASGRMCSMEALLRWNSPELGQVGPGDFIALAEDTGLILPIGNWVIREACMQNKAWQDAGLPPLKVAVNVSAHQFTAGTVPAVVREALRESGLAAQYLEVELTESVMMRDSEAAETQLAELTGMGVSISLDDFGTGYSSLGYLSRFMLDKLKIDQSFVRNIISDPRSAAIAQATIALAHGLSLAVVAEGVETVEQLAFLQRIGCDEVQGYLFSRPLAADAMATLMASDARLTLPPPVGVLPKE, translated from the coding sequence ATGTCGACCATCCTGATCGTCGACGACCGGCCGTCGAACCGGCGCTACCTGAGCGCCCTGCTCGGCCACACCGGCCACCGCCTGCTCGAAGCGTACGACGGCGCGCACGCGCTGGCCCAGGTGCGCGCCGAGCGGCCCGACCTGATCATCACCGATATCCTGATGCCGGCCATGGACGGCTACGAATTCGTGCAGCAGTTGCGCGCCGACCCGGACCTGGCCGCCACCCGCGTGATTTTTTATTCAGCCGTCTACGCCATGAGCGAAACGACCGCGCTGGCGCGCAGCTGCGGCGTGACCCGGGTGCTGGCCAAGCCGGCCGACCCGGACGACATCCTGGCCGCCGTGCACGGCGAACTGGGACTGGTGGACGGCCCGGTGCCCGAACAGCTCCCCGTTCCCGGCAAGGATATGCCCAGCCCGGGCGAGGACATGAGCAGCAGCATCGACGACGCGCTAGTGTCGGCGCGCCAGGCGCTGGGCGCCCTCTTGCAGCGCCATGGCGCCACCAATGCGGCGCTGGAGGCGGACCTGGGCGCCCTGCTGGGGGAGCGCATGAACGGCTTGCGCAACCTGGCCGCGCGCCTCGGCGCCATGGAAGACATGAGTCTGCGCATGACGGGCGAGCGCAATGCGGATGCGATGATCGGCGTGTTCCTGCAGGCGGCGGCCACCATCCTCGATTGCGCCTGCGTGGCCGTGTGCCTGCTCGACAGCGGCGAGCAGCGCGTGCGCCACCTGGCCGCGCGCGGAGTCGACAGCGCGCTGCTGGCCGCGCGCGCGCTCGATGCGCACCAGTTGCCCGGCGCCCTGCTGCTGCAACCACTGGCGCTGCGCCTGCAGGAGGGCGCGGCGCTGCCCGACGGCCATCCGGCGGTGCATGGCTTCCTGGGCCTGGCGATCCGCGACCGCAACCATTTGTACGGCTGGATGTACTGCGCCCGCGCGCGCGGCGCGGCCCCGTTCAGCCATGAAGATGAACGCATCGGCGTGACCCTCGGCGCCCAGCTGGCGGTGGCGTACGAAAATATGGGCCTGTACGAAGTGGTGCAGCGCCACGCCGCCCAGTTGCAGCTGGAAGCGGCGGCGCGCCTGCAAGCCGACCGCGCCCTGCGCGACAGCGAACAGCGCTTGCGCCTGTCGGCCCGCATTTTTGAAAGCACGCAAGAGAGCATCATGATGACCGATGCGATGGGCACCATCATCGCAGTCAACCCGGCCTTCGAGCTCATTACCGGCTACAGCGAAGCGGAAGTGGTGGGACGCAATCCGCGCCTGCTGCAGTCGGGCCGCCACGACAGCGCCTTTTACCGCGCCATCTGGGCCAGCCTGGCCACTAGCGGCCAATGGCGCGGCGACATCACCAACCGGCGCAAGAACGGCCAGGTGTACCCGGAGCGGCTCAGCATCAATGCGGTGCGCGGGGCTGGTGGCGCGATCGACGCGTATGTATCGGTATCGAGCGACATCAGCGCGCTCAAGGCCGCCCACCACCAGGTCGACTTCCTCAGCAACCACGATCCATTGACCCTGCTGCCGAACCGCGCGGTGCTGGTCGAGCGCATGCAGCAGGCGATCGCCTCGGCGCGCCACGGCGACCGCCAGATCGCCCTGCTGCTGTTTAATATCGACCGCCTGCAGCGCATCAACGACAGCCTGGGACACGAAGCCGGCGACGCCCTGCTGCGCGAAGTGGCGCGCCGCGCCGGCATGCTGGCCGGTCCTGCCGACGCGCTGGCGCACCTGGGCAGCGACGAATTCGTGCTGCTGCTGACCGAATGCCTGGACTCGGACGCCATCATCGTGGCAGTGCGGCGCCTGATCGACGAGATCGCGCTGCCGTTCCAGGCCGACGGCCATGAACTGATCGTCACCACCAGCGTGGGCATCAGCATCTACCCGCGCGACGGCGCCAACCCGAGCGAGCTGCTGAAAGCGGCCGACGTGGCGCTGTCGCACATGAAGGATGCGGGACGCAACGGCTTTCGCTTCTTCAAGGGCGAGATGAACGCCCACGCGCTGCGCTGGATGGCGCTCGAAACGCACCTGCGGCGCGCCATCGAACGCAAGGAACTGTCGCTGCACTACCAGCCGCAGGTGGCGCTGGCCAGCGGCCGCATGTGCAGCATGGAAGCGCTGCTGCGCTGGAACAGCCCGGAACTGGGCCAGGTAGGACCGGGCGACTTCATCGCGCTGGCCGAGGACACGGGCCTGATCCTGCCAATCGGGAACTGGGTGATCCGCGAAGCCTGCATGCAGAACAAAGCCTGGCAGGACGCCGGCCTGCCGCCGCTGAAGGTGGCGGTCAACGTGTCCGCGCACCAGTTCACGGCCGGCACGGTGCCCGCCGTGGTGCGCGAGGCGCTGCGCGAGAGCGGCCTGGCGGCGCAGTACCTGGAAGTCGAACTGACCGAAAGCGTCATGATGCGCGACAGCGAGGCGGCCGAAACGCAACTGGCCGAACTGACCGGCATGGGCGTATCGATCTCGCTCGACGACTTCGGCACCGGCTACTCCTCGCTCGGCTACCTGTCGCGCTTCATGCTCGACAAGCTGAAGATCGACCAGAGTTTTGTCCGTAACATCATCAGCGACCCGCGCAGCGCCGCGATCGCCCAGGCCACTATCGCGCTGGCGCACGGGCTGTCGCTCGCGGTGGTGGCCGAAGGCGTGGAGACAGTGGAGCAGCTGGCATTTTTGCAGCGCATCGGCTGCGACGAGGTACAGGGCTACCTGTTCAGCCGTCCGCTGGCCGCCGACGCGATGGCGACCTTGATGGCGTCCGATGCGCGCCTGACCTTGCCACCGCCGGTAGGTGTTTTGCCAAAGGAGTAA
- a CDS encoding GNAT family N-acetyltransferase has translation MMITLQAVTEDNFDTIVELPLLPEQQDYLASNAYSIAQASFYPDSFFTRAIYLDDKPIGFLMYVSLADEGEPGAYAIYRFMVDSGEQGKGYGRRAIGLVLDEIRSRPDARVIQICYWPTNPTAKDFYASLGFVETGLDEEGEMYAEIRLDGAAPAAL, from the coding sequence ATGATGATCACCCTGCAAGCCGTAACCGAAGACAATTTCGACACGATTGTCGAGCTGCCCTTGCTCCCTGAGCAGCAAGACTACCTCGCCAGCAACGCCTATTCGATCGCGCAAGCAAGTTTTTACCCCGACAGCTTTTTCACACGCGCCATCTATCTCGACGACAAGCCTATCGGATTCCTGATGTACGTGTCGCTCGCCGACGAAGGCGAGCCGGGCGCGTACGCGATCTACCGCTTCATGGTCGACAGCGGCGAGCAGGGCAAAGGCTACGGGCGGCGCGCCATCGGCTTGGTGCTCGACGAAATCCGCAGCCGTCCCGATGCAAGGGTCATCCAGATTTGCTACTGGCCAACGAACCCGACGGCAAAAGACTTCTACGCCAGCCTGGGCTTCGTTGAAACCGGCCTGGACGAGGAGGGCGAAATGTATGCCGAAATCCGCCTTGACGGCGCCGCCCCGGCTGCTTTATAA
- the nusB gene encoding transcription antitermination factor NusB, producing the protein MTEKTLHANPSKNRTPRHRAREFALQGLYQWLLNNEDATTVVTNIRAAHGFEKADADHFAVLLYGAIKDSVALREAFAPLIDRGVAELSPIEHAVLLIGAFELKNNLDIPYRVVINEAVELTKSFGGIDGHKYVNGVLDKLAPKLRADEVAGDTRR; encoded by the coding sequence ATGACAGAGAAAACCTTGCACGCCAACCCCAGCAAGAACCGCACGCCGCGTCACCGGGCGCGCGAGTTCGCCTTGCAGGGGCTGTATCAATGGCTGCTGAACAATGAAGACGCCACCACGGTCGTGACCAACATCCGGGCAGCGCACGGCTTTGAAAAGGCCGACGCCGACCACTTTGCGGTCTTGCTGTACGGCGCGATCAAGGATTCGGTCGCCCTGCGCGAAGCGTTTGCGCCCCTGATCGACCGCGGCGTGGCCGAGCTGTCCCCGATCGAGCACGCCGTGCTGCTGATCGGTGCGTTCGAGCTGAAGAACAACCTGGATATTCCTTATCGCGTTGTCATCAACGAAGCGGTCGAGCTGACCAAGTCGTTTGGCGGTATCGACGGACACAAGTACGTCAACGGCGTGCTCGACAAGCTGGCGCCGAAGCTGCGCGCGGACGAAGTCGCCGGCGACACCCGCCGCTAA
- a CDS encoding riboflavin synthase, with protein sequence MFTGIVAAVGKISSVQAIEGGLDAGVRLDIDAGGLPLADVALGDSIAINGACMTVVARTDTAFKVDVSRESLNCTAGLDVPGEVNLEKALTLAERLGGHLVSGHVDGLGLVHRFEAVGESWELVIDAPHDLAKFLAFKGSVVVNGVSLTVNRVEDLDLASGKLCRFSINLIPHTISVTTLKHLRAGSKVNLEIDLIARYVERMLSVGKA encoded by the coding sequence ATGTTTACAGGAATCGTCGCCGCCGTCGGCAAGATCAGCTCCGTCCAAGCAATCGAAGGCGGCCTCGATGCGGGTGTCCGGCTCGACATCGATGCCGGCGGCTTGCCGCTGGCCGACGTCGCCCTGGGCGACTCCATCGCCATCAACGGCGCCTGCATGACCGTGGTTGCCAGGACCGACACGGCGTTCAAGGTCGATGTCTCGCGCGAAAGCCTCAACTGCACGGCCGGCCTCGATGTGCCCGGCGAGGTCAACCTCGAAAAAGCACTGACCCTGGCCGAGCGCCTGGGCGGCCATCTGGTATCCGGCCACGTCGACGGGCTGGGGCTGGTGCACCGCTTCGAGGCCGTCGGCGAATCATGGGAACTGGTCATCGACGCCCCGCACGACTTGGCCAAATTTCTTGCATTCAAGGGCTCGGTCGTCGTCAACGGCGTCTCGCTCACGGTCAACCGGGTGGAAGACCTGGACCTCGCTTCGGGCAAGCTGTGCCGTTTCTCGATCAACCTGATTCCGCACACCATTTCCGTCACCACGCTCAAGCATTTGCGTGCCGGCAGCAAGGTCAACCTGGAAATCGACCTGATCGCCCGCTACGTCGAGCGCATGCTCTCGGTCGGCAAGGCCTGA
- a CDS encoding S9 family peptidase, translated as MAHLHTIVFSAMMAAAAPALAEPAALRDYRGLAITADGKRIATLESLDPGGLPLRPHAIVVVRDAASGAILAQYDPCATCIYDHPAWSPDQQSLAFISADTRAGSATVYVAGSAGAMPVASIKGVASTARWSPDGKLISLLATLGAKKLAGAVEAGARQIGEIGTQEDAQRLALIAPRGGELTMLSPPDSYIYEYDWTPDGKGFVVTSARGNGDNNWWVATLGHVDAASGALRVLASPKMQMNIPRVSPDGRSVAFIGGMMSDFGAVGGDVYTVPLSGGEPHNVTPRLAGSFNGLAWQGRQLIASALVGSEHAVLSIDPAKRSTRTLWSGAVGAAGSRQGRFVFSADGAIAASVHEDFARAPRIVAGRLPRLAAITRDNDGFAPQVRATSVEWTNEGFKMQGWLLAPLATEPGKKYPMVVQVHGGPASAASPRFVSGGEQANPLLRDLARKGYYVFLPNPRGSFGQGIAFSGANKRDFGGGDWRDILAGVDAVLKTAPVDAGRLGLMGHSYGGFMTMWGVTHSDRFKAAVAGAGIANWISYYGQNGIDQWMIPFFGASAYDDPAVYRAASPIESIKAARTPTLLYVGERDVETPPVQSMEFWHGLRAMGTPTALVVYDGEGHAIRKPEHQRDQRARTVGWFERYLK; from the coding sequence ATGGCACACCTGCACACAATCGTGTTCTCCGCCATGATGGCCGCCGCCGCTCCCGCGCTGGCCGAGCCAGCCGCCCTGCGCGACTACCGCGGCCTGGCCATCACCGCCGACGGCAAGCGCATCGCCACCCTCGAATCGCTCGATCCGGGCGGCCTGCCGCTGCGCCCACACGCCATCGTGGTCGTGCGCGACGCCGCCAGCGGCGCCATCCTGGCCCAGTACGACCCCTGCGCCACCTGCATCTACGACCATCCGGCCTGGTCGCCCGACCAGCAATCGCTGGCCTTCATCAGCGCCGACACAAGGGCCGGCAGCGCCACCGTCTACGTCGCCGGCTCCGCGGGCGCCATGCCGGTCGCCTCGATCAAGGGCGTGGCCAGCACCGCGCGCTGGTCGCCGGACGGCAAGCTGATATCCTTGCTGGCCACCCTTGGGGCGAAAAAGCTCGCCGGCGCGGTCGAAGCGGGCGCGCGCCAGATCGGTGAAATCGGCACCCAGGAAGACGCCCAGCGCCTGGCCTTGATCGCCCCGCGCGGCGGCGAACTGACCATGCTCTCCCCGCCCGACAGCTACATCTACGAATACGACTGGACCCCGGACGGCAAAGGCTTCGTCGTCACCAGCGCCAGGGGCAATGGCGACAACAACTGGTGGGTCGCCACCCTCGGCCACGTGGATGCCGCCAGCGGCGCGCTGCGGGTGCTGGCATCGCCAAAGATGCAAATGAATATTCCGCGCGTCTCGCCCGACGGGCGCAGCGTCGCCTTCATCGGAGGCATGATGAGTGACTTCGGCGCGGTCGGCGGCGACGTCTATACCGTGCCGCTGTCCGGCGGCGAGCCGCACAACGTCACCCCGCGCTTGGCCGGCTCCTTCAACGGGCTGGCCTGGCAGGGCAGGCAGTTGATTGCCTCGGCGCTGGTCGGCAGCGAGCACGCGGTGCTAAGCATCGACCCGGCCAAACGCAGCACGCGCACCCTGTGGTCGGGCGCCGTCGGCGCGGCCGGCTCGCGCCAGGGACGCTTCGTCTTCAGCGCCGATGGCGCCATCGCCGCCTCCGTGCATGAAGATTTCGCGCGCGCGCCACGCATCGTCGCCGGACGCTTGCCGCGGCTGGCCGCCATCACGCGCGACAACGATGGCTTCGCGCCGCAGGTGCGCGCCACCAGCGTCGAATGGACCAACGAGGGCTTCAAAATGCAGGGCTGGCTGCTCGCGCCGCTGGCGACCGAGCCGGGTAAAAAATATCCGATGGTGGTACAGGTGCACGGCGGACCCGCATCGGCAGCCTCGCCGCGCTTCGTCTCCGGCGGCGAACAGGCCAACCCGCTGCTGCGCGACCTGGCGCGCAAGGGCTACTACGTGTTCCTGCCCAATCCGCGCGGCAGCTTCGGCCAGGGCATTGCCTTCAGCGGCGCCAACAAACGCGATTTCGGCGGCGGCGACTGGCGCGACATCCTGGCCGGCGTCGACGCCGTGCTCAAGACAGCGCCGGTGGACGCGGGCCGCCTCGGCCTGATGGGACACTCTTACGGCGGCTTCATGACCATGTGGGGCGTCACGCACAGCGACCGCTTCAAGGCCGCGGTGGCCGGCGCCGGCATCGCCAACTGGATCAGCTACTACGGCCAGAACGGTATCGACCAGTGGATGATTCCCTTCTTCGGCGCATCGGCCTACGACGACCCGGCCGTGTACCGGGCCGCCTCGCCGATCGAATCGATCAAGGCCGCCAGGACGCCAACCTTGCTGTACGTGGGCGAGCGCGACGTCGAAACGCCGCCGGTGCAGTCGATGGAGTTCTGGCACGGCTTGCGCGCCATGGGCACGCCCACCGCGCTGGTTGTCTACGATGGCGAAGGCCACGCGATCCGCAAACCCGAACACCAGCGCGACCAGCGCGCCCGCACGGTGGGGTGGTTCGAGCGCTATCTCAAGTAA
- a CDS encoding M16 family metallopeptidase, which produces MTKYFVRSACAATLLMACVFGAQAAIKLGDAIPAGPQVKVGKLANGLTYYIQNNAKPEKKLELRLVVKAGSILEDEDQQGLAHFTEHMAFNGSTNFKKHELISYLQSIGVKFGADLNAYTSFDETVYILPIPTDNRDNIDKGFLVLQDWAGGLTMNAADIDKERGIILEELRLGKGANDRMNKVLMPKLYNGSQYARRLPIGQERIIKGFRHEAIRRFYKDWYRPDLMAVVVVGDIDPLDAERRIKQHFGQLKNPARERARTYAAIPTRAHTEALVVTDKEATANALLIRYPVKEAIDKGTFGAYREKLVEALFTGMLGQRMQELAQQADPPFMAGSSSVGKLTPRYNSYNAFAALGKGGATPAIEALIQENARTRQFGFSAQEFERARKNMMRHYELAYNERDKTDSSSYVGEYVRNFLEQESIPGIENEFAYVRELLPAITLDEMNRYARATIPADSAKLVVYMGSTKGDSPAPSSAQLLAAVAAAEKVTVSALEQKTLATELMDKPPAGGSIVAQSEDKVLGLTRLTLSNGVKVILKPTDFRNDEVIMSAARFGGQTLFGDADIINARYANAVVGTMGLKDHSPLELQKILAGKAATVNVTLGNHVDGITGSTANDDMETMLQLVYLRMTGVRRDEGLYKSFVGKQMEAARNAMAQPESVFRDTLVSTLYQDNPRVGRTARPGDFDKLDLERALAVYRARFFSAKDMTFIFVGSFDMAKVKPLLATYLGALPVGDIEIGYKDAGVRPVRGVVKKEVRSGSEAKSSVSLNFSGEAPYSDDEAMRFQAMLEVMNIRITDILREKLALIYGGGMNGSLSKYPYENYLITASLPTGPANVDKVIAAAMAEIARMKEQGPDLGDLNKVKQNWLQNHQKSLRENGYWINRLQAAELQGSDPHEILAYPKKVEAITPEQLKQAARRYFDMNNYVQLVLYPEK; this is translated from the coding sequence ATGACCAAGTATTTCGTTCGATCCGCCTGTGCGGCTACCCTCCTGATGGCGTGTGTCTTCGGCGCCCAGGCCGCGATCAAGCTGGGCGACGCGATACCGGCAGGGCCGCAGGTCAAGGTGGGCAAGCTGGCCAACGGACTGACGTACTACATCCAGAACAACGCCAAGCCCGAGAAAAAACTCGAACTGCGGCTGGTCGTCAAGGCCGGCTCGATCCTGGAAGACGAAGACCAGCAAGGGCTGGCCCACTTCACCGAACACATGGCCTTCAACGGCTCGACCAATTTCAAGAAACACGAACTGATCTCGTACCTGCAATCGATCGGGGTCAAGTTCGGCGCCGACCTGAATGCCTACACCAGCTTCGACGAAACGGTGTACATCCTGCCCATCCCCACCGACAACCGCGACAACATCGACAAGGGCTTCCTGGTGCTGCAGGACTGGGCCGGCGGGTTGACCATGAACGCGGCCGACATCGACAAGGAACGCGGCATCATCCTGGAAGAGCTGCGGCTCGGCAAAGGCGCCAACGACCGCATGAACAAGGTGCTCATGCCGAAGCTGTACAACGGCTCGCAGTACGCCCGGCGCCTGCCGATCGGGCAGGAACGCATCATCAAGGGCTTCAGGCATGAGGCTATCCGGCGCTTCTACAAGGACTGGTACCGGCCCGACCTGATGGCAGTGGTGGTGGTGGGCGACATCGACCCGCTCGATGCCGAGCGGCGCATCAAACAGCATTTCGGGCAGCTGAAAAATCCTGCCAGGGAGCGCGCGCGCACTTACGCCGCCATTCCCACGCGCGCCCATACCGAGGCGCTGGTCGTCACCGACAAGGAAGCGACCGCCAATGCGCTGCTGATCCGCTATCCGGTGAAGGAAGCGATCGACAAGGGCACGTTCGGGGCCTACCGCGAAAAGCTGGTCGAGGCGCTGTTTACCGGCATGCTGGGCCAGCGCATGCAGGAACTGGCGCAGCAAGCCGACCCGCCGTTCATGGCCGGCAGCAGCTCGGTGGGCAAGCTCACGCCGCGCTACAACTCGTACAACGCCTTCGCCGCCCTCGGCAAGGGCGGCGCCACGCCGGCCATCGAGGCGCTGATCCAGGAAAACGCGCGCACGCGCCAGTTCGGCTTCAGCGCCCAGGAATTCGAGCGGGCGCGCAAGAACATGATGCGCCACTACGAACTGGCCTACAACGAACGTGACAAGACCGATTCGAGCAGCTATGTCGGCGAATACGTTCGCAACTTCCTCGAACAGGAAAGCATCCCTGGCATCGAGAACGAATTCGCCTACGTGCGCGAACTGCTGCCGGCGATCACCCTCGACGAAATGAACCGCTACGCGCGCGCCACCATTCCGGCCGACTCGGCCAAGCTGGTGGTGTACATGGGCAGCACCAAGGGCGATTCCCCGGCGCCGAGCAGCGCCCAGCTGCTGGCGGCGGTGGCGGCGGCCGAAAAAGTGACAGTGAGCGCGCTGGAACAAAAGACCCTGGCCACGGAGCTGATGGACAAGCCGCCGGCGGGCGGCAGCATCGTCGCCCAGAGCGAAGACAAGGTGCTGGGACTGACCAGGCTGACCTTGTCGAACGGCGTGAAAGTGATCCTCAAGCCGACCGACTTCCGCAACGACGAAGTGATCATGAGCGCGGCGCGCTTCGGCGGCCAGACCCTGTTCGGCGATGCCGACATCATCAACGCGCGCTACGCGAATGCGGTGGTAGGCACGATGGGCCTGAAGGACCACTCGCCGCTCGAGCTGCAGAAAATTTTGGCGGGCAAGGCCGCCACGGTCAACGTCACCTTGGGGAACCATGTGGACGGCATCACCGGCAGCACCGCCAACGACGACATGGAAACCATGCTGCAACTGGTGTACCTGCGCATGACGGGCGTGCGTCGCGACGAGGGCCTGTACAAGTCCTTCGTCGGCAAGCAGATGGAGGCGGCGCGCAATGCGATGGCGCAGCCGGAATCGGTGTTTCGCGACACCCTGGTGAGCACCCTGTACCAGGACAATCCTCGCGTGGGCCGTACGGCGCGCCCGGGCGACTTCGACAAGCTCGATCTGGAACGCGCACTGGCGGTCTACCGCGCGCGCTTTTTCAGCGCGAAAGACATGACCTTCATTTTCGTGGGAAGTTTTGACATGGCCAAGGTCAAGCCGCTGCTGGCGACCTACCTGGGCGCGCTGCCGGTAGGCGATATCGAGATCGGCTACAAGGATGCCGGCGTACGTCCGGTGCGCGGGGTGGTGAAAAAGGAAGTGCGCAGCGGCTCGGAAGCGAAGAGCAGCGTGTCGCTCAATTTCAGCGGCGAGGCGCCGTACTCGGACGACGAAGCGATGCGTTTCCAGGCGATGCTGGAAGTGATGAACATCCGGATCACCGACATCCTGCGCGAAAAGCTGGCCCTGATTTACGGCGGCGGCATGAACGGCAGCTTGAGCAAATACCCGTACGAGAATTATCTGATCACGGCCTCGCTGCCGACCGGGCCGGCCAATGTGGACAAGGTGATCGCCGCCGCGATGGCCGAAATTGCGCGCATGAAGGAGCAAGGGCCGGACCTGGGGGACTTGAACAAGGTCAAACAGAACTGGCTGCAGAACCACCAGAAATCGCTGCGCGAGAACGGTTACTGGATCAACCGCCTGCAGGCGGCCGAGCTGCAGGGCAGCGATCCGCACGAGATCCTGGCGTATCCGAAGAAGGTGGAGGCGATCACGCCGGAGCAGCTCAAGCAGGCCGCGCGGCGCTACTTCGACATGAACAATTACGTGCAGCTGGTGCTGTATCCGGAAAAATGA